The genomic window GGGTGAGTAGAGGGCTCTGCAGTCTGAGCAGGTTAAAAAAGGTTTCCACTTTACCTTTCTgagtttttcctttccccctccagTTTGAATGGCTTCCATTAGGGCACTGTGCAATGATGTGTCTTTTGGAACTGGCTTTTGGATGACAGGTTTAAACTTCTTCTTTGGTCCGAAAATATTGGTCTGCACATTAAGATCCAGTTCGCCAACAGTATTAACATCTGAATCATCAGGTTTCTCCTCCTGTTCTGACTCTGCATTTGCTGCTGCACCATTTAGCTCAGGTGAAGCTTTAAGTGAACCAACTTGTACACCATTAGTGGGACGCCATTTAGTGACTCGTAAAGATGAGCTCAAAGAGGATGGGACTCCTTGGAGATCAGGAGACTTGAGGGATGAGGCTGAATTAGTATGGGTCAAAGTCTCACACTTCTGGTCAAACACAGTCTTTTTCTCTGCTACACTTAGCTTGCTGTTTAAATCATGATCATCTTCTGCATTGTTGTTATCCTTTGAAGAGGATTTAGTAAGTGGGACACTGGCATTCTTTTTATAGAAACTCACAGTAGTTGCTTGATTTGGTGCCCTGATATTAACTGCTTTGTTTTCCATGCCAGAATTATCACCAGGTGTAAACCGGTGGGATGCTTTCTGACTGCAAGCAAAAATACTTGAAAGGCTTTCTCTTGTTTCTGCTGATTCTGTTTCCACAGGGCTATATTTGGCCACAATAATACATCTTTTTGGTGAAACTTCCGCTTCATTCTTAACCTCTCCTGCCCCTTGcttgttttcatctttctcaTTATATTCCATAGTGTCAGATTTAAAGGTAGTTGCATTGATGTGTCTTGCAATGGCAGAGGCAACATACTGACTTGAAGTTCTCCTGTGTGGCTTTACAAACGGGAGTTCCAGCTTGTCCTTACTAATGGCCGGGGCTGCTAATGGTGTTACCTGGGACTGGGTAACTGAAAGGGCTGGTTTGGTCCTCTCATTCTCAGATGGTCTTTCAGCTACCTGGGTAGTAACAGTTTGTGGTGCTGCAGGTTTTGGAGCTGAAAGACAGACAGGTTTGTGTTCATGTTTTATAGTAAAGGGCTTAGAGTTTGGGGTGACTGCTGACTTTTTAGGAAAATGCTCAGCAGAGTCATCACTTTGCTTTTCCATAGAACTTGACCTCCAGAATGCCTTCACTTTCCCAATATGAATTTCCTCACTTTCATCAGAAGAAAAACCTTGTACAAGCTTACTAACACTAGTGTTTGGGCCTATAAGATTGCCCAGTTCATCTATCTTAATGGCACCAGTGGAGACTGAAACTCCTCTATCAAAATGTCTTACTTCTGGTTTGGGAGGGACAACTTTAAATGTTGTCATGCCCATTTTAGGTTCGTAGTTTGATCCTGAATTCTGGGCACGATGACACCATGTGGGTGTTGATGGGACTTCTACTTCCGTTGTTTTTGCTGGTGGCCATTTGATTTCTAACTctgatttactttttttcagAGATTTCTCTCTGCTACTACATTCATTAACTGGATTTAGCTTCTCTTTTGCTGTACTGATTTCAGCCATGGTTTTGGAGTGAGATGGACTCAGCTTGGATTTACATTCCTCAAACTTCATACCATGTTTAGGAGAGGGTTCCAGTCTTAagttcttttcatttcttttttcaaaggAGGATGTGAGAGATTCAAAAATATCTCTCCTCTGTTCCACAGGCAAGTGAATGAATTCATTTTCAGATGGTTGCTGATATATTAGGTCCTTGTATACAGCTCCACCATCTGTGAGTCCCTTATCAAAGGAGCCTGCattgttgtttttatttgtgaAGTTTCTTGCATTAACAGAGTCTGCTGAGATATTCTGTGAAAGCTTAATCTCCACCTCTTGATTTTCATATGAGTTAGAGGTGCTAATTTCTGGAGCATCATCTATGATTGTTACTGGAACAGAAATGGAGACATCTTGGGCGGCCTCAACTTTTCTTAAATGTGGGTTCAAGGCTTCACTGGTGTAGTCAGAGTCAGAGTTACTGACACGATCCACTGCTGCAAAATACATATACAATGTTACATACAGGCAGTATTTAGGCAAGACGACTATAAATTACACAAACAGCCAGTACAAATTTAAGCAAACCATGTATTTTAGTTACACATTAAGTAACTGACTTTTTTTTATGCCTGCATTACAAAAAAAGGAGACGTCCGGGTCCTTCTTATTGTCGGGTTGCTGATTAGGATCGGCAAAATATTCCTGCAGTTCTGCTTCAGCCAGTGGGAAACacacaaatgcagctgaaagCAGAATTCCATCTATTGTTCATACCTTATCTTTGACTAACTTATCTAAGTGATAAACATTTCACCACATGACTCCAAAGCAGAAACATTTCTAAGAAACAGCAAGCAACTCCAAATTATATTTCCCAGACCTGGTTTGTAATAACAGCCCAGCTGAAGGATTTCCTtgaacaagcaaaaaaaaaaaacaacagtacttttattttttctccattcttCTCACCCTTTATTACCAGTGACTCCAGAAGCCTCATTGTGCAAGAGGGCTATATATCCTCTCAAATTTGCTGGTATAAATCAAAGGTTGCAACACAAGCTAAGGAATGGCTGTGTCTGAGAACTCACAAGAAATCAAATCAGACTCAATTCCATCACAGAAGTATTAAAATGAAGATgggaagttaaaaaaaaaatcaatgtcaTTTGTTGACAAACCAATAATAGagaagttgggttttttttcacagtaGGAAAAAGAGAAGCTCAATATGACATTTTATCTCTTCCCACTGTTTCATGTTTTCcaattttaacttttaaatgTGCCTGTTAACACAGAGGAGACACTGGGTACAAAAATGTTCCATCCTTTTCCACTTCATAATGATAAAATAAAGACAGAGGGATTCTTCATTAAACACAGAGCTAAATTCACAACTGATGTAGCTTCACTGAAGTCAGTGAAATTATACTAAATTTGGCCTATAAAATGTGTCCATTGACTGCTGTTCATCTCTTTTTGGCAGAAGACATTGAAATACAACAACAATCTGACATGCAGTTTGAAAAACATTCAGTGGGAGCCTATAAAGGGTGTCTGCTCCTAAAGCAAAGGAGCCACTTAGGGAGGACCACGTTCTACCTCACACACATGAGTTGTTCCCCGTGATCTCAGTGAGAAACATACAGGATGTCTCAAGAGTACAGCTTGATTCTGCATTCACTGGCTGTGTCTCTGTCTTTGGCACTTCAGAGGTAACACACGCTTTCCTACCTTCTAAATCTTCATCCAGGTCAGCCAAAgtctgctggagctgtgctgcaatGAATGTATCTTCATTCTCATGCTTAGCCAAAGCTGTTGCTTCATCTTGCCTGctaaaggaaagagaagaaaatcatTGAGTGTGTCCCCTTTCTTTCACTTTGCACTGTTGCTCTGAAACACTCTATAATTTCAGCCCCTTTGCTCCCACTGAGGTTCTCAGACTCATTCCCCAACGCATGAAAACTGTGTAGCCTTACACACAAACCATTGTACTGACACATCCACATCTAGTAAAGATCTCAGTGGGGCTTGAGCAAACCCAGTGTGCTGGTAATCAAAAGATTACGATTAATAAAGCCTGCAAAGAAATGGTCTGGCTTCAGTGTGAAGTACACATTTCAGCTGGACTGCAGAAACACAGCATATGCCAAGACAAAGGTTTTGCACATCCATACAATTTTAAGGCAGACCACTAACAATCCCGTGCACTCGCTGTAACAATATATGTGCAccttaattaaataaaaattgcatGGTAATGAAAAATAAGTACACTCAAAGTACTGTTAGACAATCACTCTGCATCTTGAGGTGTGGGAGGGAGTGAAAGCAGTTTCTAATGAAACACCAAGGGACCTGATTTTGCCAGAAAACTGATGAAGCTGTACAATGACCTAAGACAAGCCTGAAATCAGAATCTGAGTGCCAAGTGTTGATTTGGCttattaaaagaagaaaaagaaaatgaaacaaaataaatcctAAAAACACCCCCCAAAAttataaaaagagaaaacaacaacaaaccaaacaaaaaaccgcCTGTATGGCAACCTGGTACACAACAGTTCTTGTTTTTATTAGAGGAAAATCTTGATCAGCAGATCACTTTTATTCAAATCATCGAAACTAGAATTTCACATTGgacaatttatttctttcagttACCTCACCCAAATTTAAGATGCTGTGGTCTGTGACACTGTATCTATGTTTTTCCCTTGTAATTAATCTATTGAAAAAGTTGCTTTCCATTCCATCCACACTTAAACTAATTCTAACTGGGTGAAGCAGATTTGCCCTTTTCAAGATCATACCCTTAATTGCACAGATACAGTAACacatgacagattttttttgttagtttacCAAACACTACctgaaaaatgccatttttcttcttccctttaaAACAGTAATCTGAATAAAAATGCAGGCATGTCTTCTGACATTGATTTAAATTTCGTCCAAAAATGAAGCATAATTTTTCATTACTTTGTTGTTTGATTTTTCCCTTGCTCATGCCAGGAGCAACCGAAAGGACATGTTGAAGCATCAggtatttgattttattttacttcattATTTATTTAGCATTCAGTTCTCCTTTATGTCTTTTGTAAAGTCCTGCAGCCTGATCCTTCTGCTTTTACCTAAAATGCCTTGCACTCACAAAGCTGACGTTGCGTATGCGGTATCAATGAAAACAACAACATACACCTCCAAGGAAGCCTTCCAAAACTGTCATGCACACATTGTTGCATATCTGAATACACAGATGGGATTAATTCAAGACAACAAGGCTTGATATATGACTAAGAGGTTTCCTAAACTGTAATCAAAGACAGAAATCAGTATTGGTTGTTTGAAATACAGATGAGGATACAGGATGCGCTGTGACTGGAATAAAATTTCTTCTGACATCTGCTACTGACCTGAGCTTTGACAGGCCCTGAACATCCCCACAAGCCAGTGTGATCTTATGATGCTCAGGCTCAGCATCCACACAGCAAGATTCATGGTGAACTGAGTTTTCCCCCTGACAGATTACGAGGATGGTAGAGTTAATCAGTTAAAGTCTCCAGTGCAGGCACCTGGTGCTGCAGTCCCTCTGTACCCTGaggcatgcacacacacacacacacacacacacacacacacacacacacacacacacacatccataAATCAATGAGATTACTCATCTGAGCAATCTGACAAAAAGATTTACACTTCTTGCAGCATTCGAATTGGGAGAGAAGACTGGCAAACCAAACTTCCAATGTGAAGATGGCAGAAAGAAGGAACTAACTGAATTTCATATTGTTCTTGCAGTGGGAAGTTTCATAAAACGAATAAAAAATACGCTACTCTGAgtgcattttaaaacaatttatttgCAAACTCAGAGAGAGCATTTACAATGGGAGAACCATTCAAACTGTGCACCAGCTAAGCAACAAGTCTATCCATCATGGAAAGCAAATATCACTTTCTTTTTTACAAAGCTGGTCTTGCAGAATAGTTGCACACAGCTGGGGGCAAGTAAGTGACACACACTGAGACTCATTCTCTGACCTACTGTGGAGAAGGTGCTTCCAAAACCCTGGAAGAAAAATCTGTAAACTCACGAGACCTAATTTCATGAAGACTATGCCAGCTCACCACCCTTTTGCTACTTGATTATATTTCCCTGTCTATTGCCTGACTTCTTTACAACGCAGCCAAAATCTGTATTACTAAGGTTGTCTGTGCTGGAATTTCTACAGGAAAAAATAGGCTTGAGAATGTTATGGGaaatttgtcaaaaaaaaatttgggatggGAACAAGCATTCCTGGGCTTCAAACATGGAGCATAGGTCCATTGCACTGCACAGACCAGTTCTTATGTCTATCAGTGGGAATCTTTCAATTTTCATAGAAAAATGAGCCTCTCCTTGCTAGGTACAACAGTCAGTAGTGGTCTCTTTCATTATCCTCTGAGCACTTGTGCAGTGACTACACATAATTTGCCTCTCAATCTCTGCTTCAATCTCTTTACTTAGACAACTGGGATAATATTATCCAATTCACAGCATTTTTCTGAAGGAAAGAGAGCAATGCATTGAAAATGAAAGGATTCTTATTTGCTGCTCCAGAGGGagcttcagaaaaagcagatattttcttttgcatttctaAATCTCTAAAAAAGAGCTACTGTTCGATGCATCTCCAAACTCACCTACAAAGCAAGCCAGAAGGTACAGATTAATCACAAGGGCTTTTCTGAAAATTCTTACTGCTGGGAATTTAGAATGGGCTATGTATTTTATGAGGTGAAGGTCTGGTAGTTTCCAGTAGCTCACATGACTTACAAATGTGCCTAAGAAGACTCTTTctcacaggaaaaggaaaacaaaagggcctcaattttattttttccatagcCTTCTTCCCTTCTACACTTTTCTTTTGTTGACAGCTGTTCTGGCCAGAAGCCAAGAAAAATATTACTTATTTCGATACCATGTTTTACATTCTGGATAAACATTACCAGTGGTATTTTCTCATAtacgcttttttttttttttttctttgacttAGGGAAGAACTTGATAACCTTTACGCTGCCTTCCTGGTTAAAATATGAGGTGCTAAAAATACAGCACTGGTGAGCATTTAGCCCAAGCTCGAAATGGCAAATGTGCACGGTTCCTGGAAGCCTGCGCACATATTACTTATGCAGATTAGCAGAGATTTGTGCAAGAGCACAGAACGAAGCAAAGTGACTACTAAACTACAGCATTTAATGTTCCACTGAGCTCAGGCTACAACGCCTAATTACTCCTTGGCAGTCATTTGCGCAGTTGGAGACAAAATGAAACTTACAGCAGCATTTTACCAAATTAGTGCCATGAGAGACATACATTTACGAGAAGGTTAACATTCtaagaaagagagaaatttcTCTGATAAAACtagctggaaatgctgcataaaaataaatccttgtGGTAAGACAAGGGATTTGCAATGAGAAAAGCTGCCATTTTCTCATAGTCAAAGTTAGGACCTGTGGGTCCCTAAATGATAAATCTGACTCAAGTTTCTCTAAGCACTTCTTGGGAGGTTTGGTGAGCCTCCTGAATGGCACCAGAGGTAGAGACCACACCTCCCACCATACCTGCTTAAGGACAACACAGACCTATGTAAACTgcagagaagggagggaggaagacaTTCAATTACCCAAATGCTGATACTTGGTGCCATTTTAAATGCTGTAGGATATTCAAGACATCTGTTTGGGGCTCTTAGACTTAATGTGGAAGACAGGGAAACTTGTGTCCTACCTGAATGGCAGCAGGTAAGAAGAAGCCTAGTAGCAGATATATCTCAGGTTAACTGAATGTGATTTGCAATCTCACTCATTTTGCACAGTATTTGCTGTACTGAGAGACTTGAGAACATGGCTCCTGTGAACCTGTTACTAAGTGGGGTGGGAGGACAGAGCCATTGCAAATAAGTCAAATCCATACAGGCGCACTGGGCAGTTGGACATGCAGGGATGAAGTGACAACTGTGAGGTACATTGAGAGCATTCAGCTTCTCTCATgagccttgggcagggactgACCTACATGGAAAACTGACATGGCTCCTCCAGTTCCAAAGACTGGGCTTTGGAAAATTCAGGCTCCCCTCCCTGGGACAGCCATCCCAGACTGGTACTGGGGAATTACATTAACCCATCTTTATGTATCCCAATTTGTCCTCTTTAAAATGAATCCATTATATTCACCTCTTACACAAATGCTGCAAAGAGAAATGCTTCTCCCTTGTCTATATATCAAGGTGGGTGTTAAACAAGAGACTGAGGCTGTAGGATTTCAAGCTGTAGGAAGTATGGCtgaaacttttagaaaacaacCTGCTATTCAATCAGGCCAGAAAGATGACATTAAGCAAACTCAGGGtttttatatattcatttttGTGAGTGATGTGGGAAAGTACTCTTCAAAAGTGGAGGTAACCGTTTTCTGAATAAACCAATTGTTTCCACAATCTCAGAGACCATTTCTccattctttctatttcttAGGCTAGgtaactttttttcatttctattcaaGGAAGTAATATaactgcagcaggagagcagctggaatAAGTGCTGGACACTGTAGTCACCTAACCTGACTCTAGCCATGACCGGACCAGTGATATTTTCCGTTTCTACTGCCTCCTGTGAACTTGAGAATGAATTTTTAACCAAAGCctgttaaaatttaaaagttgtAGACTGAACAATTCAGGACTGGTTAGATAGCAAAGTCGTCACTTGTGTTTGATGCAAGATTTCTGAAATTGGCAGGCAACTAGGAAGGGGAAAAAGCACATGGTCATATTCTGTTGAACAccagataactttcttttttacattcttaggcaataaaaaaaaaaagctgcacatAGTTTTGAGCGCAAGGAACAGGTATAACTTCCtttccatttttagtttgtgttCTGTTTCTAGTTCTGTGGGACTACATCAAACAAAGGTCTTTACACTGCATTTATATCTGTGCTGAATAAAAGTCATCAGAGATTGAATTTAACTATTTTATAATCCTGTAATACAGAGGTCCAGTAGTGTCTTCATATATGCTGCCACCCAATTAACAATAAGAACTTGAAAATAGAGGTGAGGAGGAAAATGAAGCAATTTTTCAAAGGCAGCGGGGTTTATGGTCCTTTTACAATTTTCCTCCACAGTTACTGGTCAAGAATCTAAACAGAAAGTAAATGAATATGCTTTTGCATAGCATCATTTTGTGTTGTAATGCTAGCAATCTCTAGTTTGGTACATACCAGGGTGATTTAAGCTTCCAGAGCACCCGACATATGCCAGTTCCAGGTCCTGCTGCTTAAGCAGCAGCTTGTAGCTGCTGTAATGCGGATGCACCCCCACTCCCCCTCCTCTGGCAACAGCTTCTCCACAGGAAAGGCCGCAGGCAGACAGAATTGCCAGAAATAGTCAGGAAAGGGGGCTAGCATGATTTAGATCTTAATACAGTCACATCACCTGTGTAATGTAACATTGCAAGTTAAAAGATGGTACAGTCAAATAACTTATCTTGATTTacacagaaaaatagaaatagaaaaggaCCAGAGCCTTCCTCTCCTGTAAGCCAACACCAGGCCTTTAGCAACCCAAGCTGCTCtctaatatttaaaatattctacAGCTCCAAAGCATACAGTATTTTTCCAGTGGACGAGTTTAACTGAAAGGCTAATCAGTATCCTTGCCCTAGAATGACTGTGAGTATCTATTACTTAACCATAATATCCATCATATCTTTCCTCCATGAAGATCTGCCAGCAAAAAAGTGCACAAAAGTTTCCAAATTTGAAGAGTTTTCTGGAacaaggggaaagggaaagccAGAGATAAGGAAGGAAAACTATGTAAGAAGCAGAGGCTTGCAAATCTGTCAGACATCTGGGtcttaattaaataatttttcttccctGAGGTTCTCCCTGTCACTTTAACCCTTTCTCTACTTTCCTACTGACTGAAACTATTTTCAAAAAAGTAAAACAGATCTACCCAGTTAAAATAAAACCTATCCTACAGAGAAAAAACAGAACTAAACTTTCTCCTGTTTCTCAGAAACAGTTACAAGTAATTATACAGAATGTGTTTGCGCACAGAGGTATATATAATACATACATACACTGCTATTTTTCACTGcagtttttcttcttcccttcctgCCTTCTGCCACtcactatttttatttcttctgacCAACTTCCATGCTGAATTTTCTCCAGCTACTGACTTCTCCTTCTGTCCTGTCCTTCCCAAGCAGAACACAAAACCCTGCAACATTTGAATGTGAATGGGCTGGAAATTAAGCAGAACAGGTTCACCCACCCCTAACATTTCAAGCTTTTGTTTTAAACTAACTCATCAAACCCCAAACAGTTTAGTAGCAAACATCAAGTACTTCTCAGGTTGGTAACTAAGAGGACTGTCCTCCCAGCAGCTTCAGCTACCCTGACCAGAGCCAAAGGTAACAAATTCTTCCAAGAGAAAGGGAGGAAATGGGATTATCTCCGTCCAGACCCACAGCACGAACTGATCTCTGGAGGGTTCCCgttcccccacccccaccctATGTCCTCTACTAGCTGTACGTGAAAAAATATTCCTCTCTCATGGCTACTGAAGCAGACACTCAAGGGAGGGGAAAATCCCTTTCAGACTTTTAGAAggtattttgtctttttgccACACACAAgcctgtatttatttatatcttTATAACTACAAAGTTCccttcacattttaaaatactttcattAGACATTtcaatacatttaaaatattttcagaataaaaaaaaatgtctggtattttaaactgtttttcCTTCTCCGAGACAGGACGGCAGAACCACTCTTGGGAGTAACCCCCTTTAAAACACTGATTTCAGTTGCTTTTAAAATTGAGAAACTACAAACCTCTGTGAGGTGACAGTCCACATGACAATTTATTTCATGCTCATAATCATACTACTATCTTATTTCAATCAAAATGTTTAAATTTCTTCCAAGAACAGAGTTTGCAGGAAAAGGACAGCTGCATTCTGATACATGAAATTCTATTTAATACTCAGCCCTCTGAAAAAACCAGTGGTCCTGGCATGGTCTATCTGTTCACTACTCTGCCTTGACTCTCTGCCCATCAGCTCTCCTTCCCTAAAACAGGAAAATGCCACCTCCTCATATCACATGAGCACTGTGCAGAGAAATGAATTAAAGCCTGCATAGCATGTGAATACCAGTGCAATGAGTAACATAAAGAGAGCCAAAGGAAATTAAGcagtaattaattaattccaGAAGAGAATTTGAACTGAGTGAACAGCGGTATATCTGTCTTTTTAACTGGGTCCTGAAacttagaaagaaaataaaattgagtCCCATCCCTGTAACCAGAGACGTTATCATACTGCACAAAAGGGGGGGAATTGACGTTAAAAGGGGAGAATCTAAGATTACACACAAAGCCTCAATATTGGAGTTACCTAACTTTGAGCACATGACCTAGCATTCctaataatattattttaacataatttttaaCGTGTAATTATTTATAAAGCTCCAGACAGTAGGTGTGTATATGCTTTATAGGCGTGTAAAATTGTCTGATCCCTGCCCCTAGGAGCTTGCGTGATGACACCACACATGGGATGGGAAAAGAGGGGGTATGGGAGGACAGGGTTGCAACACTGTGAGATCATGAGATGTACTTACTGCTACATAAGCAACATTTCAGCTTCTCTGTGGTTTTCTTGTTACTCATTTAacaatatatattaaaatttgGTGAACAGATACATAACACAAAGACATCAACCGTAAGAAAGGATATGAATAAAGAGAACTATGTAGTACAATGTTCAGACTCAGCAGTTAATATTAAAACATTCACAGGCAAACGTTGCATGTAGTCAATTATTTATATGGGTTTAGCCCTTGGCACCTCCAGCTGAGGTCTGGATTCTGCTCCACCAGACACTGTACAAATGTATCGTGAGATATGATAGCTGTGTTATGGTTTTTGCTGTAAAAACCAGTCAGTGTCAGAAGGGGATCTCACAGGCAGAGAGACCAAGATGTTTTAACAGGTTAGAGGCAGAGCTAAGAGTAGGACTAGAGTGTTTTGACATTTGTTTTGATATTCAAATTGCTAATTAGTATGTATATTTGGATTACGATTGCTTGAACAGGAATCCCCAAacctaaccaaacaaaaaggaGTGCATTTTCAAGTTGCTACCatgaacagaaaattaaaaccatAGAGGAAAGACCCCAGCTTGGAAACCCTGGAATCCATGTACCTTCTTTTAgaaatttctgtttctgtgctctggGAACTGAAGTAGATtagagctctgctgtgctgttatATTTGTTTGTGCAAAGCCCGTGGTTGCTGTAATTTCTGACCTGGCCACAATCTTACCCTGCCATGTGCAGACAAACATATCCCACGCCAGAGACTGTACCCTTAAATACTCACAAGTTTCGTCGACTTCGGGAGTAGATGAAAAGCCTGCTGTGATATTCTAATGCTATCAGACATTACAGCCACACAGAGACCACCTGGAACAACCAGTAAACAGCTCCAGAAACcctaagaaaaattaatttaaagcaAAACATACAACTAATTGGAGGAAGCCACATAGCAAAACATTCTTGATCTTCTGGAGCACAGGCTAACTCTTTGGAGAAAACCTATATGAGAACTGTGGACTTGATTCTGCTCTAAATTGCACTTCTTCACAATGGATGGACAAAATACTACCTGGACCTTTTTTACAGCCCTTCACACTCCAAATATTGTTTGCTTCCACTTTAAGGGTACTTATCACAATCTACCAGAGCACAAAACTATTTTAGCACATAGCACTATTAATTCTTAGGAATTTATTTCACTGGCTGAAAAGCCCAATTTTTGGTCAGGTTTACAATTTAAAATTGCAACCAAATGTTTCCATTATTCTTATtaacctttttttcccaagcctt from Agelaius phoeniceus isolate bAgePho1 chromosome 1, bAgePho1.hap1, whole genome shotgun sequence includes these protein-coding regions:
- the COBL gene encoding protein cordon-bleu isoform X6; its protein translation is METLVRPGASKPPTGKRMKARAPPPPNQPSAASRIQSEPKAPAETSVISDQNLVSMKENMINRLVDFTVVLPSGVEQKCTVQGSKAVMDVLVDLCSQYRLNPSQHSLELKSSGTQQVLSYKPNTLIGALDVQTVLLKEKIPEEKAKRPLPRVPEKSVRLVVNYLKTQKAVVRVSPEVPLHSIIPAICEKCEVSQEHIVLLRDGITGEELELTKSLEELGIKELYAWDRKKVPPSKTQSEPSLNYREPNRKASVSSDAIEKEKTRLLGLFNADQRSSQTEEYLRTNRDYGEEDGFSSASASEGSLDGFSTAPNSPSVNSRSSSLGSSLSLGNISGMTANPEVKKRRAPPPPVATPVLPNVEVKGQERTAAQISQGASLNDLRKKKRRAPLPPAASAPPTPAIPNRTEDREDKRKSTMESLLSTHDNVYVVDDTVLELSEVEETASESSCFASEDATEDSGVVSSPSDIVSLESQSDSMKLRDIRLVNGYTDPAEADAVCGTGTGPVPNAFCDSVGPDRAPPSRQDEATALAKHENEDTFIAAQLQQTLADLDEDLEAVDRVSNSDSDYTSEALNPHLRKVEAAQDVSISVPVTIIDDAPEISTSNSYENQEVEIKLSQNISADSVNARNFTNKNNNAGSFDKGLTDGGAVYKDLIYQQPSENEFIHLPVEQRRDIFESLTSSFEKRNEKNLRLEPSPKHGMKFEECKSKLSPSHSKTMAEISTAKEKLNPVNECSSREKSLKKSKSELEIKWPPAKTTEVEVPSTPTWCHRAQNSGSNYEPKMGMTTFKVVPPKPEVRHFDRGVSVSTGAIKIDELGNLIGPNTSVSKLVQGFSSDESEEIHIGKVKAFWRSSSMEKQSDDSAEHFPKKSAVTPNSKPFTIKHEHKPVCLSAPKPAAPQTVTTQVAERPSENERTKPALSVTQSQVTPLAAPAISKDKLELPFVKPHRRTSSQYVASAIARHINATTFKSDTMEYNEKDENKQGAGEVKNEAEVSPKRCIIVAKYSPVETESAETRESLSSIFACSQKASHRFTPGDNSGMENKAVNIRAPNQATTVSFYKKNASVPLTKSSSKDNNNAEDDHDLNSKLSVAEKKTVFDQKCETLTHTNSASSLKSPDLQGVPSSLSSSLRVTKWRPTNGVQVGSLKASPELNGAAANAESEQEEKPDDSDVNTVGELDLNVQTNIFGPKKKFKPVIQKPVPKDTSLHSALMEAIQTGGGKEKLRKVSNGALNGNHGKPSYAEPENERSALLAAIRGHSGTSKLKKISSLASQELQRFRDAEQSLQKAEDLQEEQLCIPPAPAQPPPPPPMQLSAAAPKSSATASGNPMEARQALLEAIRSGAGAAKLRKVPLLV